The stretch of DNA CAGACTTGGTCTCTGGCGGTAACGCGAGACCCGGTGTTATAATAGACGTAGCTTTCTGGCCATGCATAAAGGAACAACTCACTTGGCACGAACAAGAACGTTTTGGTACGTTGAGAAAGGTACATACAGATTATGGTCGAGGCAGAGCGTGGCTGAGGGCTGTCTTGAATGAAAGATCGCTGGAACGGCACTTACATGCTGTCATAAATCCTGACGCACTGTCTCTCTTTTATGAGGAATGGGCCTTTTTGCTTGATCAGGAAAAGAGTTCTGTATTACCTAATGTAGCTGCAGGTACTTTTGTTATCAGATGTTTTCTTTATTCGATTCTTATCAAACGGCATAAATTAACTTCATGATTTATAGGCCTCggtacaattttatttgcgatAAGAACAGACAATGAAGAACTTGATGACCTAAAAGGAAAAGGAATAGACAGAAACAGGAGTGAGCAGTCAGAACCGGTTATTACTACAGTAATTCCAGGTAATTTCAATGATAAGTATTATTCTTAATGCGAAAGATTTGttgaacaaaattgaaaataagatTATTCACAATGCTCTGAAGtcatgtttattaattaaaatagtcgCCACGgacattgatatttttcttttagaaaaaaatttgaattttcttttaacaaattcaattttataacacTTGATAAAgtagaatttattaacaaactctcagttttttataacaatgtaGTACAAACTTTGAGTctgtttgaataattaataaaatacttatgaTTTATCAAACAGAGCCTTCCGCGTCTGAGCAGGACAAACGGAAAAAGAAAGTACCGACTCGTATAATTTCCTTTGACGACGAGAATGAGGAAGATGAGCGAAGAGAGGCTGCTACTTCTATAAGCGCACCACCGACATGCCCTAGTTCTCCAATGACAATGTCCACTAAAGATTCTACTTCTCCATGCTTATCGGACACTCAACCTCAAGTTGATTCGAACGATAGTACTGTAGTCACAAAACTTCCGAACTGGGAACAACGGTTAgctatatcttttaaaatgattagatataaaagatacaaaacTGATAGAAAGGCGGTTCTTtcacaaaatttgtttccaaTGTTAGCAGTGAGTCATTCGAAGAAGAGAAAGTATTAACCCCAATAATGGATATTGGAAATATGGGTGGCCTTGTACCTGTGTCGTCGCTCGAGCAAACATTAGACGATATGTTAGTCACTCTGCCAAATTACTTAGATGtgagtttaaatttttattaattttttttctcttaaaaaatgCATGTAGCTCTGTGCATACTGATTTTCATTGCTTAgtattgaaatcttatattttgaacGAAGAAATAGTctctaaaatgttaaaatttgttaaagatttttatctctttgcaaaaaaaagattcaaatacaaaacgcgcgcgcgcaaaattataaataaacttatttaaaattttatttttgtttaggACTCATCAGAGGTAACAGAACCCGCAGTGGAGGCAACAGAACCATTAGTTGGTTTAGATTTCCACGTAGATCCGGAGAATTTGGACGTAGACACATTACGCGTAAGACTCTTAGCAATGACAGAAGTGCTTGAACAAGCTAGGGAAGATGCTATATCGAGCAGATTGCAGTTAGCTCGTTTTCAAAGACAACATCAACATTATTTAGAAAGGCACGAATTACAGTTGCAAACATTGAACAggtaattaattgattaatttataaacaattgttTTACAGATCTTCTACGCATACAGAATGAATCACATAACTTCATTATTTCGAtcgaaataaagataatttttgatagattaaaaaaagcgattaataaaaaattactataaatttgtaaattaatctaaattaaattactttacgAAAATAATCAGAATTATCAAGTCATGTGAtacattctatatatatttgtatatttgttgATACATCAAATgacataataatttgtaaattattccatcttttaattatgcagAGAGAATGAACTTTTACGACAACAGTTGCGTAAGTATGTCACCGCTGTTCAGATGTTGAGAAGAGATTCAAATTCCACGACGATATCCGAGGAAGATCCGACATTGGATTATCACAGCGAGGCGCGACAATACGAAGAGAAATTGATACAGGTCGCGGATATGCATGCTGAATTGATGGAATTTAATGCCAGATTGACAATGCAGTTGACAAACAGGTTTGTGTTGTTGGTAAATCACGCGAATAACTTTGCAATGACATTTCTTCGAATCTTCGCAGAGACAGATTAGTGAAAATGCTGCAAACGGAATTGGAATGTCTCCGCGGACCGTTAAATGAGGACGATCTACCTTCGGAACCGCCGTGTCTTATTCACATATGGATTCCATCGGCGTTTCTCACGGGGCAACCATCTGACATTCATCATGTTTATCAAGTACGATTTGCCTTTGTATCTttgaaaagcaaaattttctaTCGAGACGAATCTAATTTGCGCATTTGTTATGTTAAACATAGATTTATGTACGCATAAGAGACACAGAATGGAACATTTACAGACGGTATGCTCAATTCTATGCTCTTTATAGAGAGCTAAAGAAACATGACACTATTGTTACGACTTTCGAATTTCCACCGAAAAAAACAATCGGAAATAAGGTAAGCTATTTAAAAAGCCTCACATAAAATAGACTTACTAAGTGTTTTCACGCGTTAAATAATTGTTGCTGATCTTCAGGATGCAAAGTTCGTGGAAGACCGACGTCAAAAGCTGCAGCAATGGTTACGGCGAGTCGTCGGCCGAGTAGCACAATGTTCTCCCGCATTTGCGTGTAGGCCGAGCAGGCAGACGCTCGTGTCTTTGATGCCTTTCTTTGGgtaatttatttagtttataaGAATTGCTATCTATAAATCAGCGTTGTACAGCAGTAATTTGAATAACCTGACTGTTGGACAACACTGCTACAAATCTACAAAATTCGGCTTTTTATAATCATTAGATATCTAGAATTTAGCGCTAAGCGTAACTATTTTAATACTTGTATGCgactttcatttatttaataagtaaCGTTACATTAGAATTGGTCACTTTTAGCGCTAAACATATGGTGTGTGGTCTTTGCCTTCATTATATTCTATCATCTCTGCCAAAATATAATcatcagtttttattttcagtgaTAATCCTAATGCTGAGGAatcgagaaaaaataattccacGAGAAGTACTTTTTCCTCTTCCCCTCAATATATGGGTTTATAATCATGACAATTTTTATAGAcaatttgtacatatatgagaaagtaattttaatttaattgcgtGGGATGAGTATTTTGTTTTACGTAATATTGTTgacaattaagaaaatgaGCGTATGATATTGcatgtatttatgtaaataagaACATATCTGCGACTACACATGTGACTTGTATGGTGCCAGCATGTGTATGAAATgtagcaaaaattattaaaagctggtcttttctatgaaaataatagttcatgcttttaatattttgttatcgaAAAAGTTATCATCCTAGtatggaattttatttattattttaattaattgagaaAAGTTTAgttataatcaatttaattatttttattagctacagaaaatataataattaggcaattattatataagcaCTTATTGAGTAGAAAACTATTATcaccaataaaatattttaaataatttttgctgaaTTAtcaaatgataatattttaaaaagaactgttatattttataatgcaaaatatttaaacgaaTTGCATTGAATTTACAttgataaattgtaattattaatgtaaaaaccGCATTTCGAAATCTTAATAATTGCCAAAAaagaattgattaaatttattaattaaaatttctatcaattttattaaataataattatattaattagataaaacttgtattaattatacgtatttatctttaaaatataatttttaacaaatattttgaatgtacTAAAACGAAGCGTGTACAATgcgtattaaaaattgcaggATATCAATCTTGTTTtctaaaaagtttatttacgTAAGGCGCcttaatagtaatataaaaaggtacattttttccatttatcctttatgacaaaaataaaggTGCATATTGTTATTGTGGAATAAGTACATACAATATTATGCGGTTAAATCAGAATACAACTAACTGCGCGTGTAAAACCACAAGTTTTAACAATTTACACAGGATATTCTCACTATGGAGAGGTAAGATAATGAGAAAACTCATAAGATCAAGGACGTCGATAAGTATATCTCGAAATAAATCCGTGCAAAACGCAAGTAGCACTTTCGGCTCATTTAAACaacaattcatttttttttacaatatatttgtacTAGGCAACACTTTGGCTGTGCTCACCTTTCCATATTGAGagaagttcttttttttccttagcATGGTATATGCTCCGAGTTacaaatatacttattattattaacattgttttttttccttatgaTCGACGAATAaagatcaataataattatatcatgtTCTTATAAAGCCATCACGCAACAATCGATGATTCTCAATCGATTTATCTCAATGGCCGAACGAAACACCATGAGcttaaattacattacatcATAATCGTAATATCATAATCATCATACTCATCGTAAATATCGTTATTAAACCATCCACGTCGTTTGatcaaacattaaatataactaaaataaacaagtttttttgttaAGATCAGTCATAATATGACAATGTATTATGGTTCAatacagatattaaaaaacaaaattttgtttgatatattttcatatcatgtaaaagaattaatcgaaaatctattgtaattatattataaacctGGGAAGAAAAGTGTattatattaagtaaaattagtatcgtatcatttaaatttattcgtaaaattataagttaGTAAACCGAATAATAACGAACAAAAATCTAATTGTTTCAGATTTAAGGAAAATAATCACATATTGTtatcgaaaattgaaattaattttaaatgtcaagCAAGATCATTATTtcgtattaattaaatctcaAATTAGATTGAACGACGTTAatgctttataatttattttcgtttttaaagCTTAATTTACGAAAAACCTCTGAAACTCTTGTCGAGGCTTCTAGCTTGGAAactaatttcaaattttacaagtAGCACTATCCACTCTCCGCTAATACTTgaattttttccaataaaaataacaaaaattgataaacaataaactaatttcaaaaatacaatacGAAATTATTCTTGCATACATATTAGTTTTTCATTCAAATAGATGTCGGGTTTATGGACAGTACATGTTTTCACGCACTTGTAATTCCTTTTATACACGTTATAAAAATCTGCATTGACCGATGTGCTTCCGTTACTTCGTCAATAAactttcatttaattttgcgAAGGTATGCGTATCTTTTACTCGTTATATTCTGTACCAGAAGTTTGTGTCGATACAAAAAgcgttaatttattatttacatgctCTATTTCTCTTCTTTGACTAATTTTGATTTAGCCCTAGGACCGACTAGAAACTGAAAAAGTTTCAAACATTcgatttacaagaaaaaaagcaataataataaaataagtactGTAAGACACTCTTCGTAGAGTACTGAAGATTAATTAATcctaacaattaattataagcgAAATGATCAATAACCATTTacggatattttatattcacaaaCTATATCGTTGTGAGATAAATGTGTGTTTGAGAAATAAAGTGCTTGTTCACGTAAGCTTTGCTACTTTgcattaattcaaaatataaaacgttgGCGGTTTCAATTAAACATATGCAGCTTTCGtacaatacaaatatatatcattcggtacattaaaatattatatacaactATATTTATGAGCGCGAACTCTGAATTCTAGAAAGTAGGTCGACAGAGCAgtcttcgttaaaaaaaagaaaaaaaaaccaatgtttcatatatttattataaaacagtgAATAAGTTGCAATTTCAGcaagtatataaaatcttgttttAAGGTATCCTATACaaatacatgtttttttttatgtattgaaaaatttgtataattctgAGCATCTTACAAATTACAATACATACGTTTTCCAACAATCGTTTTCGTTTTGTGCAAGATACTGCAACAATATGTTGTTCTAGACTGTCCTAgggttaaataaatttttaattgacataATCATTTTGCCGTTCTGAAGCGTGCTCAGATTTAGATATGTAGAGAGAATGTACCGAACAGTAGTCACGTAAGGAGATTATTtagtaacaaatattacaGGGAAGTATATCCGTTCGTAGATAATCGGTGTGACTTGAACCCTAATTTGTTCAACGTTATGtcgttcttttttaatttttttttaggtatATCCAAATAACAGGTAATATTCAGTTCCAGCAGTCTTCATACGTGTTACTCTGTTTACGGAATTGACAACAAAAGCTAACGATAATGATAACACATTATGCAAGTACACGAAGGTTAAAGAGTGGAGCCTGTGACAGAGTGCGGTGAAAATAACAAGCCTAGCGTTCGCTTAAATTACGGAAAAGTGAAGGCAAATAAGAGCCCAACGTGATGAAAAATGCACAAAGCAATAGCATATAAATATCAgtttagtattattaattaatttagagtACACAAATGGTTTCAATCAGGGATGCGACGATCGCAGAGAAAGATTGATGCCTTCGCTGAAGTAATAATATCGACTATCCATTTAACGAAGTTTACAATATATCTGTTTATAAACGAGAATCATTGCTAGGCTTTATTTGACCTTTACTCCTCCacgattgaaatatttaaaagccAATCAAGATATCCAAGATTCACTCAAAATTACGTTACTTTTTTTCTCGTCTACTGCTCGTTATTAAGTACGAAAAATCTAGTCTTTCATTAACATCAATTGCACATCATCGTGTTACGTCAGAATCATTCTCTGTTAAAAGTGCGGAGCACGAACAGAGCTGAAGTATATGGCTCGATACGCCTTTTGCTTTTCCCTCTTCTTGTCAGAATTGCGTTCACACTCAAATATCGATACGACAAAATGGTGGTACGAGGTGTTGTTTAGATCTgtagcaaaataaattaaaacgaaGTTCTCTTAAACTAGTAAAGACTACAGTatctttgtatatattttaattagccAGTGCATTTTGTGTGTTTCCCCTGACTCTCTGATTAACCTTCCTGTCTATGTAGCACACCTTACCACGCATTCTAAGGCATTAAACTTCCTAGTGAGCTGGATAAGAGAGAGCATAGACCAGTGTGCCAGGTACTTATGTGTTaacattcttcttttttttcgttttttttttcttcactgTTGTAGCTAgatatacattacattattatagaaagtatattactatcatattttaaaaaaccgtCTCTTCCGTCTCTCGACTTTACACTCTAGCAAGATTCTTATTTCCACTGACTGTAACTATAAAAACCGTTTGCAAAATCGTTCAGTATTagaaagcaaaaaataaattgaacttCTTGAGTGACTATGCCTGCGtatactaaataataatttaacccATCGCACGAATAACCTTCGTGTTCCTTTCAAGATATCCTCCGTTCATTGATATCGTGATGTTCTCGATCAAAATTAAAGCGACACACTCTTCcttcatctctctctctctctctctctctctttttttttttctgaattgcTAATTGTCTAATGTAACAGAACTTCGCCTTTACAAGATAATCAGCCTACGTTTGAgcaaacattttcttcattgaAATTGATTCTGCGGTCGCGCTTTAACAGCCGGTTTCCTACCCAAAGTTATTCGTGGATGGCTTAATCGGGATTCTGATATTACAACACATGCATACTGTCGCTTGTATAAGACGCAGATTATACACACGTTTTTCTGAATAATTATCCGCGTTTATACAAAGaacatacacgcgcgcgcgcacacctGTGTTCCATGCCGGATTAGGGagccgtttttttttttatgcacatCTGATACCGCACTGGCGAAAGCACATGCCACttcaatcaatatttaatattatcactCGTCATTTCTGTACTCAATGCGTGATCCATCTTATGCCGTTGGACTCATCCTATCATACACTCGTCAACCTGTCACTGCATGTTGTGTTGGTTGTACATATTCAGATTGTAATCTAACGTAAATAGAACGTAAATCAAAAAACATTGTAGCCCTATGGTATTGTCGCGAAACAGAATGGAAGAACGACGAGACGTTCGTTAACACCGGATAAACCCTTGAGATCTCTCCAAACGTTGAACACAATTTCGATTCGTGTtctaaattttctcatttatttaaactatcaaagaaaaaattcattaactCATGTATACTTCTATACACGCGGTCCCTAGTTCATTTTCATGACGAAACGCGAACGCgcgtatgtaaaataatgttttgtgtGAACAAAGACACATAGggatacattattttcttgctCCTTgcacaataataatttgagaatatttttagcatACAAAGTAATAATACAAAACGATACAAAATTCTAACAAGTAATCCATCTCTCTGTCATTAATGTAATCGAGTTTACTTCaaacaataaagatataataaaaactccATAGAGACGAGCagcattgtatatatatacacgtgcCCTCTTCTTCGTATccgtataattttgttcattccaacaatgaaatttaatattctttctcttttctttttgttatcttGAATATTTATCGGTGTATACAAAACTAAAGTCGTTTAGCACATTTTAGCACTAAATTTAGAATACACAATTTCATTAGTCTTTTTTCCCTGTAGAACACAATTGTTCATTCCTAAACGTtgtcgtttctttttctttttgtttatttttttttttttctttagttatCACAAATTATTGTTCctcgtatttatttttgttttcgaaCATTATAACGGAGCTCGGATGCTATCcaatacttttctttttgtatcgATGCAATTGCaacttttttcaattacaCAATCCACGATGCCCGCACGTATAGGGCGCACTGGGAGCAGGCTGttcgttctttcttttttttttgttcggtAACTTTTCTTTGTCGGTATACCTTTATGTCGAAGTAAATCACTTTCTACCCACAAggtcgttaaaaaaaaatatatatatatgtatatgtactaATAGAGCTTACAAGTGTAACACTGCAGGGTAAAGAGTGGGACTATGGATTTGGAGGAGGTGTAGTCGGTGTTGTATGCGCGGAGGGTGATGCACTGGCGACCATCGTCGGACTGGCCGGCTGTTGCAATGGCAGGAACGCTGATCCCAAGCTGGGTTTCAACTGGAATGCTGGAACGCACGGCTTTGGGCAATAGTCTAATTTGCTCAAATCTATCATGGGCCGCCTGTGATGtgtaaaacgcaaaaaaaaagacgttACTCGTTTATCTAAGAGACGTTGTACATCGTGAGAAGTCATGCGGGAGCGTGATCTCTACGTTACCTCGCATCCTCCACAAATTTGAGGTTGACTTTCTCACAGCCATCGGGTGGTTCCCTCGCGAGGAACTTGTTAATGTGAGGAGAAGTACCGAGACGTCCTTCTCTGTCTTGTTCAGGTGTTGAACCACGGCTTCCACCTACAAATCAAAGAAGATTGTTGAAGCCACGTGACAAATATGACTTATGGAACATGTATTCCTCTTTAtatcaatgataaaaaaaatatataataaaaattcatgccATTCAACTATTTGAATATGCTTGCATATGTGTATAGACAAcgaatttatgtaaaatggaGTGTTGCAACACACTTATCTCGTATCAAAGTACATGTctttgtaaacaaattatcTTCATGCTacatttaagaatattaaaaatataagtacagagagaaagaatatatacatatatgatattGGATAAGATTCTTCTTCTTATAGcgctgaaaaaaataaaataaatatcgaaaccTATCGGaacagatatattattttaaaagatatgtTGAATTAATATCATGCATTAGTAATTGTTGTTCGAGTTTTtatgtacgtatgtatgtaGTACAAGGTGATTTATGGACAGTGACGCTTGTagcgaaaaaaagaatagcTCACTAATTATAAAGAGTGAATAAGTGAAACATTCATAGGCAATAGCAAAAAAAGTCATGCAACTAATTCAAGTATATGTACGCAATTTTGTTTAAGAAGATCTGATTTacctattatttattattataggcTGTATAATCAGTCTAATGATATGCGTGTTATtgacgataaaaaattgataagatCTTAAATGAATTCGATTACGATTGAAATGTGATTGTAAAAATCGTAACCACAAATTTCTTTGTCTATgaacaaaatatgataatattgctCTTTTACAACATTGAGTTTTACATATATCTTGCTGGCAATCGTGCCAGACATCAATAATATCATGCATAAACGAGACGTGAATATCCTAACGCGGATTTCAGCAAAGATACTCAAACTTTActcatttatgtatatttatacgttTACGTCATTCAATGTGTGGTATCAACACAACAGCAAACCGAGGGATTAAAGACaaacaaatttgttgaaataagatccatgaaaacaaaaaaaaaatcaaatctttCCGCAAATGTGCTCCAACCTTGTAAGAGATCACTAGGCGGACGGGACGCATCCATAACACCAGGAATCAGCGGAGACTCAGAATTCCTAGATGGAGGGCCTGTCTCAACAGGCACACACCTTTAGTTAGTGTGTTATTTATACTGTCGCGTGTTAGCCGGAAATAATCAGGCAAGAGTATATGTATTATAGACCCTATTAGTGGTACAATCGCAAACaagcgcaaaaaaaaatagataaaacatgtagaataaaatgtttttatatataataatacgactttttaaaaacaattctttgtataaaaacattttatgctACATTTTCGAGTTATTCTGTTCGCGTAGAATTATCTTTTTACTAGTTGCACCGCTAATAATATAGATTCATTCcgtataaaatagatataatcttaaaatagtgtgatttaacatttttaactgTTGTCCAGTTTTCAAACAGTTTatcacacattttttatatatttgtaagaatCATCGTAGGTATATCAATGCTGTATATACCTGAAAACAAATTGTGTAAAAACACTGTCGCATGACTTACCTGAAGAATAAGAACTGGAGGGAAGGTCGGTAGCCGGCGTTTGTGTGTTGACACTTCGGGTGGCCCGTAATAGGTCTGCTAGAGGAGCGCGATGTCCTTCGGGTGTAATTTGCTCGCGATATCGTGCATACTAAAAAAAGCAGAAATGTTATGTACATATTAATGACATCTAAATTATCATATGCGTAAGGCGATAGCTGTAAAacgcataataaaaattctatttgagaaaaatatatttgaaaagcTTTTGCTTCGTCTGACAGAATATTTGATAAGAaccaaaatacataatttggACGTATTTAAATGCAATAGTACTTAAAAAATGAAAGCCCATTGTCATTGTCAAAAGttcaaatattcttttctcAAAACAGTTTCTACTCTTTTTCCAAACAATTCACACGTAAACTCTCGTTTCATCTtattgagagagaaaaatgttgaACGTTATAAATCCAATAATTGTGAGAGTCTTATACACTACCTTGTCTTCTATTGGATGGTCTGCATCACTATTATTGGCTGTATTTTTGAGCACAAGTCCTTCTATTTCCTGATTGAGTCCTTCGATAGACGAACGCATTGGAGGCCTCATTGGTTTCACCGGGATATTCATGGGACTTGCTTTTGTACTCAAGCTAAATTGATtgtctgcaaaaataataacattaaatgatgtgtgcaaaatattttaaattttataaggccttaatgttttaatgacaataattcacaaa from Linepithema humile isolate Giens D197 chromosome 2, Lhum_UNIL_v1.0, whole genome shotgun sequence encodes:
- the LOC105680019 gene encoding sorting nexin-29 isoform X3, yielding MALRIMSAIVPNTQNIVDHAAEKEKLLENLLVAAKECHIRFGGRAELATESEACVAQLCHIFELIFSHGLKTNYIEKINSAFRHVSDLVSGGNARPGVIIDVAFWPCIKEQLTWHEQERFGTLRKVHTDYGRGRAWLRAVLNERSLERHLHAVINPDALSLFYEEWAFLLDQEKSSVLPNVAAGLGTILFAIRTDNEELDDLKGKGIDRNRSEQSEPVITTVIPEPSASEQDKRKKKVPTRIISFDDENEEDERREAATSISAPPTCPSSPMTMSTKDSTSPCLSDTQPQVDSNDSTVVTKLPNWEQRSESFEEEKVLTPIMDIGNMGGLVPVSSLEQTLDDMLVTLPNYLDDSSEVTEPAVEATEPLVGLDFHVDPENLDVDTLRVRLLAMTEVLEQAREDAISSRLQLARFQRQHQHYLERHELQLQTLNRENELLRQQLRKYVTAVQMLRRDSNSTTISEEDPTLDYHSEARQYEEKLIQVADMHAELMEFNARLTMQLTNRDRLVKMLQTELECLRGPLNEDDLPSEPPCLIHIWIPSAFLTGQPSDIHHVYQIYVRIRDTEWNIYRRYAQFYALYRELKKHDTIVTTFEFPPKKTIGNKDAKFVEDRRQKLQQWLRRVVGRVAQCSPAFACRPSRQTLVSLMPFFGDNPNAEESRKNNSTRSTFSSSPQYMGL
- the LOC105680019 gene encoding sorting nexin-29 isoform X2; this encodes MFFALRIMSAIVPNTQNIVDHAAEKEKLLENLLVAAKECHIRFGGRAELATESEACVAQLCHIFELIFSHGLKTNYIEKINSAFRHVSDLVSGGNARPGVIIDVAFWPCIKEQLTWHEQERFGTLRKVHTDYGRGRAWLRAVLNERSLERHLHAVINPDALSLFYEEWAFLLDQEKSSVLPNVAAGLGTILFAIRTDNEELDDLKGKGIDRNRSEQSEPVITTVIPEPSASEQDKRKKKVPTRIISFDDENEEDERREAATSISAPPTCPSSPMTMSTKDSTSPCLSDTQPQVDSNDSTVVTKLPNWEQRESFEEEKVLTPIMDIGNMGGLVPVSSLEQTLDDMLVTLPNYLDDSSEVTEPAVEATEPLVGLDFHVDPENLDVDTLRVRLLAMTEVLEQAREDAISSRLQLARFQRQHQHYLERHELQLQTLNRENELLRQQLRKYVTAVQMLRRDSNSTTISEEDPTLDYHSEARQYEEKLIQVADMHAELMEFNARLTMQLTNRDRLVKMLQTELECLRGPLNEDDLPSEPPCLIHIWIPSAFLTGQPSDIHHVYQIYVRIRDTEWNIYRRYAQFYALYRELKKHDTIVTTFEFPPKKTIGNKDAKFVEDRRQKLQQWLRRVVGRVAQCSPAFACRPSRQTLVSLMPFFGDNPNAEESRKNNSTRSTFSSSPQYMGL
- the LOC105680019 gene encoding sorting nexin-29 isoform X1; this translates as MFFALRIMSAIVPNTQNIVDHAAEKEKLLENLLVAAKECHIRFGGRAELATESEACVAQLCHIFELIFSHGLKTNYIEKINSAFRHVSDLVSGGNARPGVIIDVAFWPCIKEQLTWHEQERFGTLRKVHTDYGRGRAWLRAVLNERSLERHLHAVINPDALSLFYEEWAFLLDQEKSSVLPNVAAGLGTILFAIRTDNEELDDLKGKGIDRNRSEQSEPVITTVIPEPSASEQDKRKKKVPTRIISFDDENEEDERREAATSISAPPTCPSSPMTMSTKDSTSPCLSDTQPQVDSNDSTVVTKLPNWEQRSESFEEEKVLTPIMDIGNMGGLVPVSSLEQTLDDMLVTLPNYLDDSSEVTEPAVEATEPLVGLDFHVDPENLDVDTLRVRLLAMTEVLEQAREDAISSRLQLARFQRQHQHYLERHELQLQTLNRENELLRQQLRKYVTAVQMLRRDSNSTTISEEDPTLDYHSEARQYEEKLIQVADMHAELMEFNARLTMQLTNRDRLVKMLQTELECLRGPLNEDDLPSEPPCLIHIWIPSAFLTGQPSDIHHVYQIYVRIRDTEWNIYRRYAQFYALYRELKKHDTIVTTFEFPPKKTIGNKDAKFVEDRRQKLQQWLRRVVGRVAQCSPAFACRPSRQTLVSLMPFFGDNPNAEESRKNNSTRSTFSSSPQYMGL
- the LOC105680015 gene encoding glucocorticoid-induced transcript 1 protein isoform X1, whose product is MSSSQRMRKSSPCSKQGPMRATLPVSSLMRQGRQSSNSLRKSNNNSPTVSPTNAAAWRARISPDTSSSSGQRSPGSLSYKAKSKTLSGRCSDSLSGNQSIRRTASLDTIYLKGQWPRESYYMHSSLLVDKSTQTEECPNEPRKMHTRHPTEQTVTDEKLEKNYFRHRLQRTNKEGTSSRERTAAFGLIMPGGPPPALPGDHSVILPSIASQTSLHNQFSLSTKASPMNIPVKPMRPPMRSSIEGLNQEIEGLVLKNTANNSDADHPIEDKYARYREQITPEGHRAPLADLLRATRSVNTQTPATDLPSSSYSSGPPSRNSESPLIPGVMDASRPPSDLLQGGSRGSTPEQDREGRLGTSPHINKFLAREPPDGCEKVNLKFVEDARRPMIDLSKLDYCPKPCVPAFQLKPSLGSAFLPLQQPASPTMVASASPSAHTTPTTPPPNP